A genome region from Crossiella equi includes the following:
- a CDS encoding SigE family RNA polymerase sigma factor produces MARRDDGFAEFFEARFDTARRIGYALCANWSEAEELAQTAFVRVYARWPKVHRETADAYLRTVLTRAFLDTKRRGRAREHVVAEVPDQPVEAGNEGTEERAALTAALQKVPPRQRAVLVLRFIQDLSVEQVADALRCSTGTVKSQTARGLATLRAAYHAANGTEDTPGQGKTPPPLLSAGR; encoded by the coding sequence TTGGCGCGACGCGATGACGGCTTCGCCGAGTTCTTCGAGGCCCGGTTCGACACCGCACGACGGATCGGGTACGCGCTGTGCGCGAACTGGTCGGAGGCCGAGGAACTGGCGCAGACCGCCTTCGTCCGGGTGTACGCCCGTTGGCCGAAGGTGCACCGGGAGACCGCCGACGCGTACCTGCGCACGGTGCTCACCAGGGCCTTCCTGGACACCAAGCGCCGGGGCCGGGCCCGGGAGCACGTCGTGGCCGAGGTGCCGGACCAGCCGGTGGAGGCGGGCAACGAGGGCACCGAGGAGCGGGCGGCGCTGACCGCGGCCCTGCAGAAGGTGCCACCCCGCCAGCGGGCGGTCCTGGTGCTCCGCTTCATCCAGGACCTGTCGGTCGAACAGGTCGCCGACGCACTGCGGTGCTCCACCGGCACCGTGAAGAGCCAGACCGCACGTGGCCTGGCCACGCTGCGGGCCGCCTACCATGCCGCCAACGGCACGGAGGACACCCCGGGCCAGGGCAAGACCCCGCCGCCACTGCTGTCGGCCGGGCGCTGA
- a CDS encoding SigE family RNA polymerase sigma factor, producing MAGDVVEGRADGAALQEDFGEFVRMNLPALLRYGHVLTGNPHDAADLVQSVLEKIGVKWRTVLRTSTSPSAYVRRAMANTHISFWRRVRKESLVADLPDVESYVQADRLENEPLWQALRDLPPRQRAVIVLRYYDGLSEAEIAEALGVSKGTVKSQTSKAMVTLRGRLGALAGGGDAR from the coding sequence ATGGCGGGGGACGTGGTGGAAGGGCGCGCCGACGGCGCTGCCCTGCAGGAGGACTTCGGTGAGTTCGTGCGCATGAACCTGCCCGCGCTGCTGCGCTACGGGCACGTGCTCACGGGCAACCCGCACGACGCGGCCGACCTCGTGCAGTCGGTGCTGGAGAAGATCGGCGTCAAGTGGCGCACGGTCCTCCGCACCTCCACCAGCCCGAGCGCGTACGTGCGCCGGGCCATGGCCAACACCCACATCAGCTTCTGGCGCCGGGTGCGCAAGGAGAGCCTGGTCGCCGACCTGCCGGACGTCGAGTCCTACGTGCAGGCCGACCGGCTGGAGAACGAACCGCTGTGGCAGGCACTCCGAGACCTGCCGCCGCGGCAGCGCGCGGTGATCGTGCTGCGGTACTACGACGGGCTTTCCGAAGCCGAGATCGCGGAGGCGCTCGGAGTGAGCAAGGGCACGGTCAAGAGTCAGACGAGCAAGGCCATGGTCACACTGCGGGGAAGACTTGGCGCTCTGGCCGGAGGAGGGGATGCACGATGA
- a CDS encoding solute symporter family protein: MIVVFRASRNTKSAADYYAAGRAFTGPQNGIAIAGDYLSAASFLGIAGAIALNGYDGFLYSIGFLVAWLVALLLVAELLRNTGKYTMADVLSFRMKQRPVRTAAALSTLAVSFFYLLAQMAGAGGLVALLLGITDKWGQALVIAIVGALMIVYVLIGGMKGTTWVQIIKAVLLIIGAGVMTLWVLAQFGFNLSGLLGAAVDNSPKVGEKLLGPGLQYGKSALTQLDFVSLGLALVLGTAGLPHILMRFYTVPTSKEARRSVVWAIWLIGIFYLFTLVLGYGAAAIVGPDKINAAPGKANSAAPLLAYELGGTLLLGFIAAVAFATILAVVAGLTITASASFAHDIYANVIKAGKAEDKDAEVKVARRTAVVVGIISILGGILANGQNIAFLVALAFAVAASANLPTILYSLFWKRFNTTGALWSIYGGLGITIVLIIFSPVVSGRANSMISSVDFHWFPLDNPGIVSIPAAFLLGYLGTVFSKDKADERKYAEMEVRALTGAGAEKATQH; the protein is encoded by the coding sequence ATGATCGTGGTCTTCCGCGCCAGCCGGAACACCAAGTCGGCCGCCGACTACTACGCGGCCGGACGGGCGTTCACCGGTCCGCAGAACGGCATCGCGATCGCGGGCGACTACCTGTCCGCCGCGTCCTTCCTGGGCATCGCGGGCGCCATCGCGCTCAACGGCTACGACGGCTTCCTGTACTCCATCGGCTTCCTGGTGGCCTGGCTGGTGGCCCTGCTGCTGGTGGCCGAGCTGCTGCGCAACACCGGCAAGTACACGATGGCCGACGTGCTGAGCTTCCGCATGAAGCAGAGGCCGGTGCGCACCGCGGCCGCGCTGTCCACCCTGGCCGTGTCCTTCTTCTACCTGCTCGCGCAGATGGCGGGCGCGGGCGGCCTGGTCGCACTGCTGCTGGGCATCACGGACAAGTGGGGCCAGGCGCTGGTGATCGCGATCGTCGGCGCGCTGATGATCGTGTACGTGCTGATCGGCGGCATGAAGGGCACCACCTGGGTGCAGATCATCAAGGCGGTGCTGCTGATCATCGGCGCCGGCGTGATGACGCTGTGGGTGCTGGCCCAGTTCGGCTTCAACCTCTCCGGCCTGCTCGGCGCGGCGGTGGACAACAGCCCGAAGGTCGGCGAGAAGCTGCTCGGCCCCGGCTTGCAGTACGGCAAGTCCGCGCTGACGCAGCTCGACTTCGTCTCGCTCGGCCTCGCGCTGGTGCTCGGCACCGCGGGCCTGCCGCACATCCTGATGCGCTTCTACACCGTGCCGACCTCGAAGGAAGCCCGCCGCTCGGTGGTCTGGGCGATCTGGCTGATCGGCATCTTCTACCTGTTCACCCTGGTCCTGGGCTACGGCGCGGCGGCCATCGTGGGTCCGGACAAGATCAACGCGGCGCCCGGCAAGGCCAACTCGGCCGCTCCGCTGCTGGCCTACGAGCTCGGTGGCACCCTGCTGCTCGGCTTCATCGCCGCGGTCGCCTTCGCCACGATCCTGGCCGTGGTGGCGGGCCTGACGATCACCGCCTCGGCCTCCTTCGCCCACGACATCTACGCCAACGTGATCAAGGCGGGCAAGGCCGAGGACAAGGACGCCGAGGTCAAGGTCGCGCGGCGGACCGCCGTGGTGGTCGGCATCATCTCGATCCTCGGCGGCATCCTCGCCAACGGCCAGAACATCGCCTTCCTGGTGGCGCTGGCCTTCGCGGTGGCGGCCTCGGCGAACCTGCCGACGATCCTGTACTCCCTGTTCTGGAAGCGGTTCAACACCACCGGCGCGCTGTGGAGCATCTACGGCGGCCTGGGCATCACCATCGTGCTGATCATCTTCTCCCCGGTGGTCTCCGGCCGGGCGAACTCGATGATCTCCAGCGTGGACTTCCACTGGTTCCCGCTCGACAACCCGGGCATCGTCTCGATCCCGGCCGCGTTCCTGCTCGGCTACCTCGGCACCGTCTTCAGCAAGGACAAGGCGGACGAGCGCAAGTACGCCGAGATGGAGGTGCGCGCGCTCACCGGCGCGGGTGCCGAGAAGGCGACGCAGCACTGA
- a CDS encoding LytR/AlgR family response regulator transcription factor has protein sequence MAVDDEPKNLDELCYLLRQNPRVRRVLEASDALEALRIIRGQDPELQQRIAQGLPAVDAVFADIQMPGLSGVEMATVITGLKDAPALVFVTGHGDHALAAYNLGALDYISKPPNPERLERALRLIERTSMAAVAEPVAEPADEEVIPVELAGTTKLIPRANVRYVEAQGDYARLHTAEGSHLVRIPLAQLEERWGDAGFVRIHRSYLVAMGLITELKMATSGYTVRVGNGEDAVELPVSRRHTRELKDRLVRSPKNNWGHR, from the coding sequence ATGGCGGTCGACGATGAGCCCAAGAACCTGGACGAGCTCTGCTACCTGCTGCGGCAGAACCCCAGGGTCCGACGCGTCCTGGAAGCCTCGGACGCGCTCGAGGCCCTGCGCATCATCCGGGGCCAGGACCCGGAGCTCCAGCAGCGCATCGCCCAGGGGCTCCCCGCCGTGGACGCGGTGTTCGCCGACATCCAGATGCCCGGCCTGTCCGGCGTCGAGATGGCCACGGTGATCACCGGCCTCAAGGACGCCCCGGCGCTGGTGTTCGTCACCGGCCACGGCGACCACGCGCTGGCCGCCTACAACCTCGGCGCGCTGGACTACATCAGCAAGCCGCCCAACCCGGAACGCCTGGAGCGCGCGCTGCGGCTCATCGAGCGCACCTCGATGGCCGCGGTCGCCGAGCCGGTGGCCGAGCCCGCGGACGAGGAGGTCATCCCCGTCGAGCTCGCGGGCACCACCAAGCTCATCCCCCGGGCCAACGTGCGCTACGTCGAGGCCCAGGGCGACTACGCCCGCCTGCACACCGCCGAGGGCAGCCACCTGGTGCGCATCCCGCTGGCCCAGCTCGAGGAGCGCTGGGGTGACGCGGGCTTCGTGCGCATCCACCGGTCCTACCTGGTCGCCATGGGCTTGATCACCGAGCTGAAGATGGCCACCTCCGGGTACACCGTGCGGGTGGGCAACGGCGAGGACGCGGTGGAGCTGCCGGTCAGCAGGCGGCACACGCGCGAGCTCAAGGACCGCCTGGTGCGGTCGCCGAAGAACAACTGGGGCCACCGGTGA
- a CDS encoding aminotransferase class I/II-fold pyridoxal phosphate-dependent enzyme produces the protein MTRALDRKLARFTARKDGYEGFYFPTVHSAAGARVTMRNQDMAAPATFHNFTSSSYLGLGVRPEVKAAAAEVTERYGIGAVASPAFSGHYDVHAELEREIADLHGVEAAMLFSSGFSANAGAIPALVGRGDVVVLDASAHGSLKFGAQASGAEVVEYPHRDLDALEDVLRQRSGGRGSLLLGAMGVYSMSGDSERIDRIAELAQRYGAFLMLDDAHGLGVLGHGGLGSVQACGLAPEAVDVHMGTLSKAIASCGGYIAGSRQLVEFLRTGAMSHVLATAMPPSVAAGSLAALRILRAEGAGLVADLRRKCELFRAELRAGGCEVGGDAAVVPVYAGSDELTMSLGRELLAREVFVSPAVFPGVARGRGRLRFSLSTAHGEDQLRHVAQVVSQLVVAD, from the coding sequence ATGACGAGAGCGCTGGACCGCAAGCTCGCCCGCTTCACAGCCCGCAAGGACGGGTACGAGGGCTTCTACTTCCCCACCGTGCACAGCGCGGCCGGAGCGCGGGTCACCATGCGGAACCAGGACATGGCGGCTCCGGCCACCTTCCACAACTTCACCTCCTCCAGCTACCTGGGCCTCGGCGTGCGGCCCGAGGTCAAGGCGGCCGCGGCCGAGGTCACCGAGCGGTACGGCATCGGCGCGGTCGCCTCTCCCGCGTTCTCCGGCCACTACGACGTGCACGCCGAACTGGAAAGGGAGATCGCCGACCTGCACGGGGTCGAGGCGGCGATGCTGTTCTCCAGCGGTTTCTCCGCGAACGCGGGGGCCATCCCGGCACTGGTCGGCCGGGGCGACGTGGTGGTGCTGGACGCCTCCGCGCACGGCAGCCTAAAGTTCGGCGCGCAGGCCTCCGGTGCCGAGGTCGTGGAGTACCCGCACCGCGACCTGGACGCGCTGGAGGACGTGCTCCGGCAGCGCTCCGGCGGGCGCGGCTCGCTCCTGCTCGGCGCGATGGGCGTCTACAGCATGTCCGGCGACTCCGAGCGGATCGACCGGATCGCCGAGCTGGCCCAGCGGTACGGGGCCTTCTTGATGCTCGACGACGCGCACGGGCTGGGCGTGCTCGGGCACGGCGGGCTCGGCAGCGTGCAGGCCTGCGGGCTGGCCCCGGAGGCGGTCGACGTGCACATGGGCACCCTGAGCAAGGCCATCGCCTCCTGCGGCGGGTACATCGCGGGCTCGCGGCAGCTCGTCGAGTTCCTGCGCACCGGCGCGATGTCGCACGTCCTGGCCACCGCCATGCCGCCCTCGGTCGCGGCGGGCAGCCTGGCCGCGCTGCGCATCCTGCGTGCCGAGGGCGCCGGGCTGGTGGCCGACCTGCGCCGCAAGTGCGAGCTGTTCCGGGCCGAGCTGCGCGCCGGGGGCTGCGAGGTCGGCGGGGACGCGGCCGTGGTGCCGGTGTACGCGGGTTCGGACGAGCTGACCATGTCCCTGGGCCGCGAGCTGCTCGCGCGCGAGGTGTTCGTCAGCCCCGCCGTCTTCCCCGGGGTCGCGCGTGGCCGGGGCCGCCTCCGGTTCAGCCTGTCGACCGCGCACGGCGAGGACCAGCTGCGGCACGTCGCCCAGGTCGTGAGCCAGCTGGTGGTAGCCGACTAG
- a CDS encoding cytochrome P450, with product MDERRSQDLPSVIVPFDVDDPAFLADPYPEFARLRAEGEVHWHPGLGLAVAVSHSACSALLRHRGLGRIWQDACPAEDFTAFNLLHRNSLLENEPPTHTRLRKLVAAAFGRGHTERLRPWVNEMAGQLVDRLAEQVRAEGQADLLRVVAEPLPVEVIAELLGVPAADRHLLLPWSHSIVKMYEYGLAEDLREAAEQASAEFVGYLRELVEHRRAHPGEDLVTDLASVAEADGSRLTADELVATAALLLMAGHEATVNVTGNGVLALMRHRDQWDRLVAEPELLPSAAEELIRYDSPLQLFERTATAEVEIAGHRLQPGDKIAALLGSAARDPEVFSNPDALDLGRSPNPHLGFGAGIHYCLGAPLARVEITATLNALRTKLPGLRLAAEPERRREFVIRGLHTLPVTTG from the coding sequence ATGGACGAGCGCCGGAGTCAGGACTTACCGTCAGTGATCGTGCCCTTCGACGTCGACGACCCCGCCTTCCTCGCCGATCCCTACCCGGAGTTCGCCCGGCTGCGGGCCGAGGGCGAGGTGCACTGGCACCCCGGGCTGGGGCTCGCGGTCGCGGTGTCCCACTCGGCCTGTTCGGCGCTGCTGCGGCACCGGGGGCTCGGGCGGATCTGGCAGGACGCGTGCCCGGCCGAGGACTTCACCGCGTTCAACCTGCTGCACCGCAACTCGCTGCTGGAGAACGAGCCGCCCACGCACACCCGGCTGCGCAAGCTGGTCGCGGCGGCGTTCGGGCGCGGGCACACCGAGAGGCTGCGGCCCTGGGTGAACGAGATGGCCGGGCAGCTGGTGGACCGGCTGGCCGAGCAGGTCCGGGCCGAGGGTCAGGCCGACCTGCTGCGCGTGGTGGCCGAGCCGCTGCCGGTGGAGGTGATCGCCGAGCTGCTGGGCGTGCCCGCCGCCGACCGGCACCTGCTGCTGCCGTGGTCGCACAGCATCGTGAAGATGTACGAGTACGGCCTGGCCGAGGACCTCCGCGAGGCCGCCGAGCAGGCCTCGGCCGAGTTCGTGGGCTACCTGCGCGAGCTGGTCGAGCACCGCCGCGCCCACCCGGGCGAGGACCTGGTCACCGACCTGGCCTCGGTCGCCGAGGCGGACGGCTCGCGGCTGACCGCGGACGAGCTGGTGGCCACCGCGGCGCTGCTGCTGATGGCCGGGCACGAGGCCACGGTCAACGTCACCGGCAACGGCGTGCTGGCCCTGATGCGCCACCGCGACCAGTGGGACCGCCTGGTGGCCGAGCCGGAGCTGCTGCCCAGCGCCGCCGAGGAGCTCATCCGCTACGACTCCCCGCTCCAGCTGTTCGAGCGCACCGCGACCGCCGAGGTCGAGATCGCGGGCCACCGCCTCCAGCCGGGCGACAAGATCGCCGCGCTGCTGGGCTCGGCCGCGCGCGACCCGGAGGTCTTCAGCAACCCGGACGCCCTGGACCTCGGCCGCTCCCCCAACCCGCACCTGGGCTTCGGCGCGGGCATCCACTACTGCCTGGGCGCACCGCTGGCCCGGGTGGAGATCACCGCGACGCTGAACGCGCTGCGCACCAAGCTGCCCGGCCTGCGCCTGGCGGCGGAGCCGGAGCGGCGGCGGGAGTTCGTGATCCGGGGCCTGCACACGCTGCCCGTGACGACGGGCTAG
- a CDS encoding sodium/solute symporter, whose amino-acid sequence MGLNEWSLVGVVLAVLATLALGYVASWRSKTTSDFLVASRGVRASNNAAAISGEYLSAASFLGVAGLVFRDGPDALWYSVGFTAGYLSLLLFVAAPLRRSGAYTVPDFAEARLGSPHLRQLSTWVVMLIGWLYLVPQFQGAGLTFSTVTHLPAWIGIAGVALVVVVNVVGGGMRAITMVQAFQYYLKLVAIALPAFLLVIVFLNDDSPQRALNQPMPPMFTADTVVTVGTPVRVQVGQTIKLEADGVVNGQPSKGTVYWGADTEQTVAADTTLKFFAGTSVPVVKGSPLNNSDWLLPRQADNNGMSLFKIYSLIFATFLGTMGLPHILVRFYTNPDGRAARRTTLYVLILLGLFYLFPTILGALSRLYVPQLLVTGKTDAAILLLPTAMLDNWLGKVLAALTAAGAFAAFLSTASGLVVSVAGVLFTDVLAGKFKDFRVAALLAGALPLGIALGVASLDVSQAVSLALATAASTFCPLLVLGIWWRGLTSTGAAAGMIAGGGLTLLTTILNFVSASTGGWAAVPLLQQPAAVTVPVAFVTMVVVSKLSRKRIPPDVSQIMLRLHAPDRLGFTKDREVQKYGTPEEKAKQSSGRHRG is encoded by the coding sequence TTGGGGCTCAACGAGTGGTCGCTCGTCGGCGTGGTGCTGGCCGTGCTGGCCACCCTCGCCCTCGGCTACGTGGCGTCCTGGCGCTCCAAGACCACCTCCGACTTCCTGGTCGCCTCCCGGGGCGTGCGGGCCAGCAACAACGCCGCCGCCATCTCCGGTGAGTACCTCTCCGCCGCGTCCTTCCTCGGCGTCGCGGGCCTGGTCTTCCGCGACGGGCCGGACGCGCTCTGGTACTCCGTCGGCTTCACCGCCGGCTACCTGTCGCTGCTGCTGTTCGTGGCCGCGCCGCTGCGCCGCTCCGGCGCCTACACCGTGCCCGACTTCGCCGAGGCCCGCCTCGGCTCCCCGCACCTGCGCCAGCTGTCCACCTGGGTGGTCATGCTCATCGGCTGGCTCTACCTGGTGCCGCAGTTCCAGGGCGCGGGCCTGACCTTCTCCACGGTCACGCACCTGCCCGCCTGGATAGGCATCGCCGGGGTCGCGCTGGTCGTGGTGGTCAACGTGGTCGGCGGCGGCATGCGCGCGATCACCATGGTGCAGGCCTTCCAGTACTACCTGAAGCTGGTGGCCATCGCGCTGCCCGCGTTCCTGCTGGTCATCGTCTTCCTCAACGACGACTCCCCGCAGCGCGCGCTGAACCAGCCGATGCCGCCGATGTTCACCGCGGACACCGTGGTCACGGTCGGCACGCCGGTGCGCGTGCAAGTCGGTCAGACGATCAAGCTCGAGGCCGACGGCGTGGTCAACGGGCAGCCGTCCAAGGGCACCGTCTACTGGGGCGCGGACACCGAGCAGACCGTCGCCGCGGACACCACGCTGAAGTTCTTCGCGGGCACCTCGGTGCCGGTGGTGAAGGGCTCGCCGCTCAACAACAGCGACTGGCTGCTGCCGCGCCAGGCCGACAACAACGGCATGAGCCTGTTCAAGATCTACTCGCTGATCTTCGCCACGTTCCTCGGCACCATGGGCCTGCCGCACATCCTGGTGCGCTTCTACACCAACCCGGACGGCCGGGCGGCCCGCCGCACCACGCTGTACGTGCTGATCCTGCTCGGGCTGTTCTACCTGTTCCCCACGATCCTGGGCGCGCTGTCGCGGCTGTACGTGCCGCAGCTGCTGGTCACCGGCAAGACCGACGCGGCCATCCTGCTGCTGCCCACCGCGATGCTGGACAACTGGCTGGGCAAGGTGCTCGCCGCGCTGACCGCGGCCGGGGCCTTCGCCGCGTTCCTGTCCACCGCCTCCGGTCTGGTGGTCAGCGTGGCCGGGGTGCTGTTCACCGACGTGCTCGCGGGCAAGTTCAAGGACTTCCGGGTGGCCGCGCTGCTGGCCGGGGCGCTGCCGCTGGGCATCGCGCTGGGCGTGGCCTCGCTGGACGTCTCCCAGGCGGTCAGCCTGGCGCTGGCGACCGCGGCCTCCACGTTCTGCCCGCTGCTGGTGCTCGGCATCTGGTGGCGCGGGCTGACCTCGACCGGCGCGGCCGCGGGCATGATCGCGGGCGGCGGCCTCACGCTGCTGACCACGATCCTCAACTTCGTCAGTGCCAGCACCGGCGGCTGGGCGGCCGTGCCGCTGCTCCAACAGCCCGCCGCGGTCACCGTGCCGGTCGCGTTCGTGACCATGGTCGTGGTGAGCAAGCTGAGCCGGAAGCGCATCCCGCCGGACGTCTCGCAGATCATGCTCCGGCTGCACGCCCCGGACCGCCTCGGCTTCACCAAGGACCGCGAGGTCCAGAAGTACGGGACGCCGGAGGAGAAGGCCAAGCAGTCCTCCGGGAGGCACCGCGGCTGA
- a CDS encoding DUF4328 domain-containing protein produces MRPMQVDWVASPPAPLRPYRPRRRAPYYGGPPSYPAPPRWGFPALTWRWPTAVAGADKPVARPVDRMRALASSAVPLLWITGVASAATAVAEAFRYVLLLFSRSSVLPAGLVHTSDALVITGGIVTPVGAVLAAIASVLWLLRARQVAGEQTGTRPDRPNWQVVAGLLIPGVNLALPGATLAELEHTVLGKPAHERPTPSRELLLWWGFWAGSLLVSGITLLWSLRSGVQAQADGVLWHVLADALVAVVAIRSVKLLQHYNALLAPVNPALVQRFELVAIRDAELAPLPRRERPKDAVR; encoded by the coding sequence ATGCGGCCGATGCAGGTGGACTGGGTGGCCAGTCCACCCGCTCCGCTGCGTCCGTACCGGCCCCGCCGCCGCGCGCCGTACTACGGCGGCCCGCCGTCCTACCCCGCACCGCCGCGCTGGGGCTTCCCCGCGCTCACCTGGCGCTGGCCCACGGCCGTCGCCGGGGCGGACAAGCCCGTGGCGCGGCCCGTCGACCGCATGCGCGCGCTGGCCAGCAGTGCCGTGCCGCTGCTGTGGATCACCGGGGTGGCCAGTGCCGCCACCGCGGTGGCCGAGGCGTTCCGGTACGTGCTGCTGCTGTTCAGCCGCAGCTCGGTGCTGCCCGCGGGCCTGGTGCACACCTCCGACGCGCTGGTCATCACCGGCGGCATCGTCACGCCTGTCGGTGCCGTGCTGGCCGCCATCGCCTCGGTGCTGTGGCTGCTGCGGGCCCGGCAGGTCGCCGGGGAGCAGACCGGGACCCGGCCGGACCGCCCGAACTGGCAGGTCGTGGCCGGGCTGCTCATCCCCGGGGTGAATCTCGCCCTGCCCGGGGCCACGCTCGCCGAGCTGGAGCACACGGTGCTGGGCAAGCCCGCGCACGAGCGGCCCACGCCCTCGCGCGAGCTGCTCCTCTGGTGGGGCTTCTGGGCAGGCAGCCTGCTCGTCTCCGGCATCACGCTGCTGTGGTCGCTGCGCTCCGGTGTGCAGGCCCAGGCCGACGGCGTGCTCTGGCACGTGCTGGCCGACGCCCTGGTGGCCGTGGTGGCCATCCGGTCGGTGAAGCTGCTCCAGCACTACAACGCGCTGCTCGCCCCGGTGAACCCGGCGCTGGTGCAGCGGTTCGAGCTGGTCGCCATCCGGGACGCCGAGCTGGCGCCCCTGCCCCGCCGGGAACGCCCGAAGGACGCGGTCCGCTAG
- a CDS encoding DUF5926 family protein yields the protein MAKRTAAKRKNQAPEGGIGPRQPCPCGSGKRYKACHGGSATDVMVIRPFEGLAVEADLIALREFVPSATAELPLKEAGERPVTVATVLPMAAAALVRTDGRAFIGLQVQTRTGDISGDLARALRWAQTAEPGNALSVSPAAEPGETLRLQDLLDPEARLDVTLHADFAWWIPEDAEQTNDVALSLERANAAIMPTEPVVAEGVHAAYWVDAGDKAHVRWVRPEPEERLLAALARLAVKNEHDLGEGSRYAGSFRAHGLLVPVWDVDREQHSKEWAQPAATLGERLNAALASLDEEPLTEAERRSRDGLRGRQVTLR from the coding sequence ATGGCCAAGCGGACCGCGGCCAAGCGCAAGAACCAAGCCCCTGAGGGGGGCATCGGGCCGCGTCAGCCCTGCCCGTGCGGCTCCGGCAAGCGCTACAAGGCCTGCCACGGCGGGTCGGCCACCGACGTCATGGTCATCCGGCCGTTCGAGGGCCTGGCCGTCGAGGCCGACCTGATCGCACTCCGTGAGTTCGTGCCCTCGGCCACCGCCGAGCTGCCGCTCAAGGAGGCTGGCGAGCGGCCGGTCACCGTCGCCACCGTGCTGCCGATGGCCGCCGCCGCGCTCGTGCGCACCGACGGCCGCGCGTTCATCGGGCTGCAGGTGCAGACCCGCACCGGCGACATCAGCGGGGACCTGGCCCGCGCGCTGCGCTGGGCCCAGACCGCCGAGCCGGGCAACGCGCTGTCGGTGTCCCCGGCCGCCGAGCCGGGCGAGACGCTGCGCCTGCAGGACCTGCTCGACCCCGAGGCCCGCCTGGACGTCACGCTGCACGCCGACTTCGCGTGGTGGATCCCCGAGGACGCCGAGCAGACCAACGACGTCGCGCTGTCCCTGGAGCGGGCCAACGCCGCGATCATGCCGACCGAGCCCGTCGTGGCCGAGGGTGTGCACGCCGCGTACTGGGTCGACGCCGGTGACAAGGCGCACGTGCGCTGGGTCCGTCCGGAGCCGGAGGAGCGCCTGCTCGCCGCGCTGGCCCGCCTCGCGGTGAAGAACGAGCACGACCTGGGTGAGGGCTCCCGGTACGCCGGTTCCTTCCGCGCGCACGGCCTGCTGGTACCGGTGTGGGACGTCGACCGTGAGCAGCACTCCAAGGAGTGGGCGCAGCCCGCCGCCACGCTGGGCGAGCGGCTCAACGCCGCCCTCGCCTCGCTGGACGAGGAGCCGCTGACCGAGGCCGAGCGCCGGTCCCGCGACGGCCTGCGTGGCCGCCAGGTCACGCTCCGGTAA
- a CDS encoding rhodanese-like domain-containing protein, whose amino-acid sequence MSQFQVPSVAAQAVPEDAFLLDVREDDEWTAGHAKGALHIPLGDLISRLEELPDDSQVFVVCRSGGRSARATAYLNQNGWDAVNVDGGMTQWQAAGRPLVGEGAAEPTVI is encoded by the coding sequence GTGAGCCAGTTCCAGGTGCCGTCTGTCGCGGCGCAAGCGGTCCCCGAGGACGCCTTCCTGCTCGACGTTCGTGAGGACGACGAGTGGACGGCCGGGCATGCCAAGGGGGCGCTGCACATCCCGCTGGGGGACCTGATCTCCCGGCTTGAGGAGCTGCCCGATGACAGCCAGGTCTTCGTCGTGTGCCGCAGCGGCGGCCGGTCCGCCCGCGCCACCGCCTACCTCAACCAGAACGGCTGGGACGCGGTGAACGTCGACGGCGGCATGACCCAGTGGCAGGCCGCGGGTCGTCCGCTGGTCGGCGAGGGCGCCGCCGAACCGACGGTGATCTAG
- a CDS encoding DUF485 domain-containing protein, with translation MSTTERPQTGGAPDPEVWSNVQSGPDFADLRRRLRRFVFPMTVLFLSWYLVYVLLADYAHDFMATKLVGNITVGLVLGLLQFVSTFLITTLYVRHANKHLDPAAERIREQIEGGER, from the coding sequence GTGAGTACCACCGAGCGGCCGCAGACAGGCGGAGCGCCAGACCCGGAAGTCTGGAGCAACGTCCAGTCCGGCCCCGACTTCGCCGACCTGCGTCGGCGGCTACGCAGGTTCGTGTTCCCGATGACCGTGCTGTTCCTCAGCTGGTACCTGGTCTACGTCCTGTTAGCCGACTACGCGCACGACTTCATGGCCACCAAGCTCGTCGGGAACATCACCGTCGGCCTGGTCCTCGGCCTCCTGCAGTTCGTGTCGACGTTCCTGATCACCACCCTGTACGTCCGGCACGCCAACAAGCACCTCGACCCGGCGGCTGAGCGGATCCGGGAGCAGATCGAAGGGGGCGAGCGGTGA